The region ACCCTTATGTTGGAAAAAactattattatataatatttacatttattcataaaGGAATCATGTCCTATCTACTGTTACGAATATTTGCTAATGGCATGCTATATGACTAATACACCCAGTTTGAGCTGTATTTTCCCAGTTTTCTGACTTGTTTAAATCGTTGTAATTTTGCTTTATTGCAGTAACTCTCAGAGTTGGGTCTCTGATGTGTtcaaaaaagctgaaatgatgCTACTTTTCTTTGCACAGGTCCCCTTTGGTGAAGTAAGGTCAGTTGTTGATTGGCTGAAGATCACTGGGGAGGTCGGTCATCCTCCTGACGAGCATCCAAAGCGACGGATCACAGGACTCGCCTGCACTCAGAGTGAAGTGAGTGGCGCACGCTTCTGGGGCTTCTTCAAAAAGGTGTGTGGCGAACCAGCACTGTTCTTCCAGCACTGCTTTGTGCACAATCTCTGCCCGCTCATTTTCATGAGTTCCAGCGGGAAAAATTTAACCCCTCCTGAGCTGCTTGCAGATGAACGGGAGGCCCTCCTGGCCCTGTGTGACATTGCACTGTGCCAGGTGGTCCAGGCACTGGGCGTCTCCATGGTGATCGGGGTTGGAAGGGTGGCGGAACAGCGGGCGCGGCGAGCTCTGTCTGCTGCAGGTGTCGATGTGCGAGTCGAGGGCATCATGCATCCGTCGCCCAGGAACCCTCAAGCCAATAAAGGCTGGGAGCAAGTAGCTAAAGCCAAGCTGACAGAACTCTGTGTCATGTCGCTGCTGAACAACGTGAGCTAATCAACCTTCTCTGATACTTTCCTTATCAGTAGCAGCATGGAGTGTGCTCACTCTGACAATGGATCAGGATGTGGGGAGTTCAAGTAAGAGactcagtgtgaatgtgtgatttGATCAATGGGTCAATGTACTGCTAAAAAGTACAGGTTCACACTTCTCCTCGCagctcagtctgtgtgtttgagcagcaAACAGCTCCAAGGAGAGCGTGTAATACACTGATGCCTTCCACCTTATCACTAATGCtgtaaacacatgcatgtagaGCTTATTTGATCGGAAGAAAATTAGTTCATCTataaatcgtttcagtcatttttcaagcaaaaatataaaaggtttgctggttccagcttcttaaatgttaggatttactgcttttctttgttgtttatgacAGTAAAAGAAGTGTCTTCCGGTTTTGGACTTATAGACTAAAAGATTCATcgattaatcgtgacaataatcaGAAGATttaaaataatcgttagttgcagccctacatgcacatcttcttcttctgtaaagatctgtctgtcttttcattttgagtTGGGTATATTTTACGGATCAGTGCATGCAGAGCCTGGCTGTGCACCATTAATAGTAAAAAGAAATCTATACACTAATGTAAGTATAAGGTGCTTTGGATGTATGTGTAAGTTTATATTGAAAGTATAAGCTCAGGGTGTTTGTGAAAATTCATTGTTGATGTGTTCTTGTTGGTTAATGGCATTCTTTAAACTTCTTTAGACTACAGTTATGGGGGAAAAGCTCTTTactttttatctatttattcatttatgaaaacaacatttcataaaacacaacaaattgaAATCTtgtcgtgttttgtgaaatgtcattgtgttttgaccctcagggccaccgtacatTACAGCCTTTTGTAATGATCATATATATTGGGACACACAATGACGTCTAAACATGACAAcgaaaaatacatttgaaaatgcagtGCTGTCAGTGCACGTATTAGACATATTCATTTACTTGCAAAAGGTAGTAATTTACCAAATTGAACAACTGTCGTTATAACTTTTCTGCATACATTATATAAACAAGGGCTTGCATGTTCTGTGTTTCCTAAAGAGGTTTAGGCTGTAAAGGGGCAGTCctcaagaagaaaacaaagtacCTGATGTAGCTTTTGACTGGTGACATTACAGAGTTCAGAAGTCCTCTGATATGACAAAAAATATGTTGTAAAAATACAGTTGTAAGTATTGTACAAGACTATTCTTTTTAAACTGTCTTTTtaattgtcattcattttgataatgtgttttatttgtttatgcaCTGATTTTGTCCACATTGTTTTTACCAATTCTGTGTATTTCTGGGCTCAGTAATACTGAGATTAAGAGCTTCATGTTTAGATACAGAtttgataatgaaatatatgaaataattttCTTCCTCTGATGCTCCGAAGATGAAGGCTTACTGGCAACTAAGGCTTGTATTTAGCTACTGAATGTTATCATGTTACATTAGCTACTTTAGTTACTGAAACATGctaaacgttagcatgctaagtaAGGCTAAAGctgatggggggaaaaaagttttaGAGGGATCCTGTCATGAGCTGCAGTGTTGGACAAGTGGAAGTTTTCACCTGTTGGAAAAAGTtgacaacattttgacatgtcacagtagaaataagcacaacattaaaatgaatgatggctgaattccatttagctgcttcagtctcagggtcctggtattgtgctggtttactgggacacttgaatagagtgaagccatcattaatgttatcaGTAACACTTGTGCTTTTTCTACTATGACAGCAGTTAAAGTTTGATTTTTCAGGATCACCAACAGATTTTGTAAACCTCTGTTGTTTCTCAATTTACATGTTGGAACTGAAAATTGCACTGGATTTGACTGagatataaacaaaacaagtggAGACCTTTGAGAAAGTTGCTTCTCTCTACAGCTATTGCCTGCAAACAAGTGCAAGCAGGAacttaaatcacattttccacCGGTGCCACATGGAGAGCAGAATTTCCCACTGGCATGTAGACAGGCAGAGGTGATAGAGGGGGTGAGGTGTTGTGCAGTATAGTTAGTGGGACAGAAGAGGTGAGAGCAAGTGATTAAttataaaataacaacatttaaataaattgtttaaaaCCTCTTAACACACTGAGCTGGATCTGTCAGGGACGTCATAACAGACCTGCAGTTTTAATACACTAATGTACATGTCTAGTTGTCAAACTGTCTGCCATGATAATCTTCAGGgttttgtcttttgattttgGATTTACTTCAGACTGAGTGAGCCCATGTGAAAACCATCACTCACTTGTTGAATGTGGCTTTGTGCTAAAACTACACTGCCACCAAGAGTTCACAAGTGGCACCACATTTCTTACGCAATCACTGACAGTTCGAGGATAAAAGTCACATTCATAGAATGTTATATTTGTTGGCTGTATCCAAATGACCGCGTTCTCACACGTTCAAGAAATGAGTTCGCAGCAtattgtagatgtttttattcctttcaCTGATTTCAGCACAGTGGGTTCACTGAAGTTGTTATTAAGAGAAGTTGTTATTTTCCTCACCCCCTCCACTGCCTCTACTGAGAATTGCAATGAGCAATACCTCCCAGCAGCAGATCCTGTATCCTATAACAAGTGTCCTGTAATGGGAGTTGAAGTCTGCCGCACCGCTTTGCTGTTTGATGGGCTGTGCGCTCAAGAACTGCATCTCCCAGGAGTCACGCTGATTTCACTGGTTCAGGAGATGTTGTGAAACTCTTGCACCTGACAGAATTGCTCATCAGTATCTACAGATTGATGCACAGCTCTATCCTTCATGAGGTGGCAGAAAAGACATCACATTCATTTCTCAGCAGAATAAGGTAAGAAAACAGCTCAAAGTTAATTAATTCATGAAAGCCAAGCATACAGTTATCTGCTGTTCTTAGAAAGCCACGAATACTAAATTATAGCAGATAGAACTGCACTTAACAAGACTAATAACAAAAGGCAAGATTtatctgttgtctgttttttattttatttattttaattagatATTTATGAATGCAGTTATGATGTCAGTTTTGTGGTTTTTAGGGAAAAAATGTAAGATTGTTTCACTATTGGAATATAAAGCAGAGCTACTAATTGTCTATTTTTTATGATCAGTAATTAATTGTAAAAACTGCTACAATAAGATTTTGATATAATTTATGATGTATGATGTAGTATGttgatagggttagggttatagatcatttttactgttgaaataataaaaaaaagatgcatcCTCACACAAGTATACAATGAAACAGTCCTCTCAATATCTCTATTTATTGGCAGATTACATGGTGTAATGTCAGTGCTCAGTCGGTGTACGAGCTTGTTGTTTAGCAACATATTGCAGCGCCATAGGCGACCGGTGTTATGACCAAGTTGCATTCCTGAACTGACTGTGCTATCACCTTTCATCAGCTGCTCTCCTCCAGATTGAAACTGCAGCGCATTTCACTAGATCCTCATATGTTTTCTTCCTAAACAGCACAGCTTCCTATTACCATGGATAAACAGTCCACGGTGGTGTTTCGAAATGTGGGACAACTGTACTTCCCCCAAACCAGAGTGGAGTGCCACTACAGCCTGACCTTGGACCACCAGTGGAGCAGCAGTGACTGGATAGGGATTTTTGAGGTAGATGAAGGCTCACTTCAGCATCACTCCTCCACACTAAAACATCATCGTTAATAAGTTCTGTGTCGCAGGGGAGTGTATGGGGAtgcatgtttgaatgttttgtggTCTAAACGTGTTTGTTGTCGTGCTGCAGGTGGGCTGGTCTTCAGTGAAACAGTATTACACATATACATGGGCTCTTGTTCCTGAAGGCTACACTGAGGGCACCAGTGTCAACTCCTGTGCACTGTTCC is a window of Enoplosus armatus isolate fEnoArm2 chromosome 3, fEnoArm2.hap1, whole genome shotgun sequence DNA encoding:
- the smug1 gene encoding single-strand selective monofunctional uracil DNA glycosylase → MSDDNTSADEMLACGDGTKPPCDSEEQPLKLVPEVSATLSSRFLQVELELNTHLRRLTFSEPVRYIYNPLEYAWDTHRCYVERYCRGGQKILFLGMNPGPFGMAQTGVPFGEVRSVVDWLKITGEVGHPPDEHPKRRITGLACTQSEVSGARFWGFFKKVCGEPALFFQHCFVHNLCPLIFMSSSGKNLTPPELLADEREALLALCDIALCQVVQALGVSMVIGVGRVAEQRARRALSAAGVDVRVEGIMHPSPRNPQANKGWEQVAKAKLTELCVMSLLNNVS